The following proteins come from a genomic window of Larimichthys crocea isolate SSNF chromosome III, L_crocea_2.0, whole genome shotgun sequence:
- the gatd3l gene encoding ES1 protein, mitochondrial, whose amino-acid sequence MLATRTLLSKQTLAVLSRQPACFVHHGDYGNWGNTNIAVVFSGCGWWDGTDVHEGVYTMYHLSRNGARFQMFAPNQQQMQVMDHVRKQPGSGENRNMMIEAARFSHGQGMMQMQDLSKLDVNSFDAVIFPGGHGVTKNLSSFVKDGKDCKLNNDVERVLKDFHRSRKPIGLASMAPLLACRVLPGLEVTMGYERDESTRWGTWPNTSMVQAVKSMGARHNGREPYEAHVDEKNKVVSTPTFMWETEYHYHYIFDGIGNMVKHVMRMSTK is encoded by the exons ATGCTGGCTACCAGGACTTTGCTGTCAAAACAAACCCTGGCTGTTCTTTCTCGTCAGCCCGCCTGCTTTGTTCACCACGGTGACTACGGCAACTGGGGAAACACCAATATTGCAGTG GTTTTCTCAGGATGTGGCTGGTGGGATGGGACTGATGTCCATGAGGGAGTGTA CACCATGTACCACCTGAGCCGTAACGGCGCTCGCTTCCAGATGTTTGCTCCAAATCAACAGCAGATGCAAGTGATGGACCACGTGAGGAAGCAGCCCGGCTCTGGCGAGAACCG GAACATGATGATCGAGGCAGCTCGCTTCAGCCACGGTCAAGGAATGATGCAAATGCAAGACCTGTCCAAGCTGGACGTCAACAGCTTTGATGCTGTCATCTTCCCTGGAGGCCACGGCGTCACCAAGAATCT ATCCTCTTTCGTGAAGGACGGCAAAGACTGCAAGCTGAACAACGACGTGGAAAGGGTGCTTAAGGATTTCCACCGCTCACGCAAGCCTATTGG ACTGGCCAGCATGGCGCCTTTGCTGGCCTGCCGCGTCCTTCCCGGCCTCGAGGTGACCATGGGATACGAGCGGGACGAGAGCACTCGCTGGGGCACCTGGCCTAACACAAGCATGGTGCAGGCTGTGAAGAGCATGGGCGCTCGCCACAATGGTCGCGAGCCATAT GAGGCCCATGTGGACGAGAAGAACAAGGTGGTCAGCACTCCTACCTTCATGTGGGAAACTGAGTATCACTATCACTATATCTTTGATGGTATTGGAAATATGGTCAAACATGTCATGCGTATGTCAACCAagtaa